Proteins from one Candidatus Roseilinea sp. genomic window:
- a CDS encoding ABC transporter permease, whose translation MMAGALRFQRYAPPLIVFFAVIVLWEVLVDLLNVQRFLLPAPSVILEAFFRTFSTIMSSAAYTIRSAVIGFLIGAGAGILVALATARWTTIREGLMPFAIALNSVPIIAFAPIMNNWFGSTNPMSKIMIVAIITFFPMMINMVRGLTLVEPAKLELMHSYATAPFEVLTKVRIPNSLPYLFNALKVCSTLALIGAIVGEYFGGPRESLGVYILQEAQLFRFDNAWAAIIISALLGIAFYLIILAAERVAIPWHVSVEKR comes from the coding sequence ATGATGGCCGGGGCTTTGCGATTCCAGCGCTACGCGCCTCCCCTCATCGTTTTCTTCGCCGTCATCGTGCTGTGGGAGGTGCTGGTGGACCTGCTGAACGTACAACGCTTCCTGCTGCCGGCGCCGAGCGTGATCTTGGAGGCGTTCTTCCGCACATTCTCGACCATCATGAGCAGCGCAGCCTACACGATTCGCAGCGCCGTGATCGGCTTCCTGATCGGTGCGGGCGCCGGCATCCTCGTCGCGCTAGCCACGGCACGCTGGACGACGATACGCGAGGGGCTGATGCCGTTCGCCATCGCGCTGAACTCGGTGCCGATCATCGCCTTCGCGCCAATCATGAACAACTGGTTCGGCAGCACCAACCCGATGTCCAAGATCATGATCGTGGCGATCATCACCTTCTTCCCCATGATGATCAACATGGTGCGCGGATTGACGCTGGTTGAGCCGGCCAAGCTCGAGCTGATGCACTCGTATGCCACTGCGCCGTTCGAGGTATTGACAAAGGTGCGTATCCCGAACTCGCTGCCCTACTTGTTCAACGCGCTAAAGGTATGCAGCACGCTGGCGCTGATCGGCGCCATCGTGGGCGAATACTTCGGCGGCCCGCGCGAATCCCTGGGGGTATACATCCTTCAGGAAGCGCAGTTGTTCCGTTTTGACAATGCATGGGCGGCGATTATCATCAGTGCCCTACTGGGCATCGCGTTCTACCTCATCATCCTTGCCGCTGAAAGGGTCGCGATTCCCTGGCATGTCTCAGTCGAGAAGCGATGA
- a CDS encoding putative luciferase-like protein: MAKMDFGITFKSDLDVRREVKIAMQAEAAGFGYVWSFDSHVLWQAVFPRFALWAWNTKKVHIGTLVTNPVVRDVTVCASDFATLQRISKGRMEMGIGRGDSSRRRLGKKPTTMANLEEFVEQFRKLTAGEHIDYDGVDTYLSWADGGVPPVWVAGYGPIALRSAGRIADGVILQFADPYLIKWCLQFVKEGAEEAGRDYSQIKIMACAPVWISSDLAVARERVRWFPALVSNHVVDLLKRYPKEELPKELYAYVEDRPGYDYLHHAEVGSSNARFVSDEITDRYCIVGSIKDHIAKIEELQSLGVHQFNIYLMCGDEEKQVAAYGRSVIPHFNGKRRAVVAAKAATNGKARKASAKTKAAPKKR, encoded by the coding sequence ATGGCTAAGATGGATTTCGGCATCACCTTCAAAAGCGACCTCGACGTCCGCCGCGAGGTCAAGATCGCCATGCAGGCCGAGGCCGCCGGCTTCGGCTATGTGTGGAGCTTCGACAGCCACGTGCTGTGGCAGGCGGTCTTCCCGCGCTTCGCCCTGTGGGCGTGGAACACCAAGAAAGTGCACATCGGCACGCTGGTCACCAACCCCGTGGTGCGCGACGTGACGGTGTGCGCCAGCGACTTCGCCACGTTGCAGCGCATCAGCAAGGGGCGCATGGAGATGGGCATCGGGCGCGGCGATAGCTCGCGCCGCCGGCTGGGCAAGAAGCCGACGACGATGGCCAACCTCGAAGAGTTCGTGGAACAGTTCCGCAAGCTCACCGCCGGCGAGCACATTGACTACGACGGCGTAGATACGTATCTGAGCTGGGCCGACGGCGGCGTGCCGCCGGTCTGGGTGGCGGGCTACGGGCCGATCGCCCTGCGTTCGGCCGGGCGCATCGCCGACGGCGTCATCCTGCAGTTCGCCGACCCCTATCTCATCAAGTGGTGCTTGCAGTTCGTGAAGGAAGGCGCGGAAGAGGCCGGGCGCGACTATTCCCAGATCAAGATCATGGCCTGCGCGCCGGTGTGGATTTCGAGCGACCTGGCCGTGGCGCGAGAGCGCGTGCGCTGGTTCCCCGCCCTCGTGTCCAACCACGTGGTGGACTTGCTCAAGCGCTATCCCAAGGAAGAGTTGCCCAAGGAGCTTTACGCCTACGTCGAGGATCGCCCCGGTTACGACTACCTGCATCACGCCGAGGTGGGCAGCAGCAACGCCCGGTTCGTCAGCGACGAGATCACCGACCGCTACTGCATCGTCGGCTCGATCAAAGACCACATCGCTAAGATCGAGGAGCTGCAGTCGCTGGGCGTGCATCAGTTCAACATCTACCTGATGTGCGGCGACGAGGAGAAACAGGTCGCCGCCTACGGGCGCAGCGTCATTCCGCACTTCAACGGGAAGCGGCGCGCAGTCGTGGCTGCCAAAGCCGCGACCAACGGCAAAGCGCGCAAAGCCTCAGCCAAAACCAAGGCTGCGCCCAAAAAGCGCTGA
- a CDS encoding sulfonate ABC transporter ATP-binding lipoprotein — protein MQSVVSLKNVNKIFGSAGRPTTVALKDINLEIGPREFISLIGPSGCGKSTLLRTIGDLIEVTSGELLVNGKPARQARINREYGMVFQAPVLFEWRTVLKNVELPLEIMGVPKAERVQRARAMLKLVELQHFERHYPWQLSGGMQQRVAIARALAFRPELLLMDEPFGALDEITRERMNAELLRIWQETQTTVVFVTHSIPEAVFLSTRVVVMSARPGRISDIIPIDLPYPRNVETREHPRFFELVTTVREALRKGEEMRET, from the coding sequence ATGCAATCGGTCGTCTCGCTCAAGAACGTCAACAAGATCTTCGGATCGGCCGGCCGGCCGACCACCGTCGCGCTCAAAGACATCAACCTGGAGATCGGCCCCCGCGAGTTCATCTCGCTCATCGGCCCTTCCGGCTGCGGCAAGTCCACCTTGCTGCGCACGATCGGCGACCTGATCGAAGTCACGAGCGGCGAACTCCTGGTCAACGGCAAGCCGGCGCGCCAGGCGCGCATCAATCGTGAATATGGCATGGTCTTTCAGGCGCCGGTGTTGTTCGAGTGGCGCACCGTGCTGAAGAACGTCGAGCTCCCGTTGGAGATTATGGGGGTGCCTAAAGCCGAGCGGGTGCAGCGCGCGCGGGCGATGCTCAAGCTGGTCGAGCTACAGCACTTCGAACGCCACTACCCCTGGCAGTTGTCCGGGGGCATGCAGCAGCGCGTGGCCATTGCCCGCGCGCTCGCTTTTCGGCCAGAGCTGCTGCTGATGGATGAGCCGTTCGGCGCGCTGGACGAGATCACCCGCGAGCGCATGAACGCCGAACTGCTGCGCATCTGGCAGGAGACGCAGACGACGGTGGTGTTCGTCACCCACTCGATCCCCGAAGCGGTCTTCCTATCTACCCGAGTCGTGGTGATGAGCGCCCGTCCAGGACGCATCAGCGACATTATCCCGATTGACCTACCCTACCCGCGCAACGTCGAGACGCGCGAACACCCGCGCTTCTTCGAGCTGGTCACAACCGTGCGCGAGGCGCTGCGCAAAGGCGAGGAGATGCGGGAGACATGA
- a CDS encoding low molecular weight phosphatase family protein: MSDHTVLFVCTGNYYRSRYAELYFNATAPAHLGWRAASRGFAPNPFNPGPIAVSVIYRAQERGLPLPADLPHPRRLTEADLHSAQRIIALDEDEHRSYVEHYFPAWRNRITYWRVHDLHLMPTAEAFALIEHNVDALVRELTAITPAQPEYPR; this comes from the coding sequence ATGTCGGACCACACGGTGTTGTTCGTCTGCACCGGCAACTACTATCGCAGCCGCTACGCCGAGCTGTATTTCAATGCGACCGCGCCGGCCCATCTGGGCTGGCGCGCCGCTTCGCGCGGCTTCGCCCCCAACCCGTTCAACCCCGGTCCGATCGCCGTTAGCGTGATCTACCGCGCGCAGGAGCGTGGGCTTCCCTTGCCCGCCGACCTACCCCACCCGCGCCGGTTGACCGAAGCCGACCTTCACTCGGCGCAGCGCATCATCGCGCTGGACGAAGATGAACATCGCAGCTATGTCGAGCACTACTTCCCTGCATGGCGCAACCGCATCACGTACTGGCGCGTGCACGATCTCCATCTCATGCCAACCGCTGAGGCATTCGCGCTGATCGAGCACAACGTGGACGCACTGGTGCGCGAGCTGACGGCCATCACGCCGGCGCAGCCCGAATACCCTCGTTGA
- the dht gene encoding dihydropyrimidinase, with protein MALLIKNGTIVTAGEQMQADIYCEGEQISRIGKHLDAPPDATVIDATGKYVFPGFIDPHVHVYLPFMGTFAKDDYVSASKAALIGGTTTLIEMVCQARNGRPLADGFEFWMNQAVGKSACDFTFHQSVTRYDAQVEAELTEIVKAGVASFKVFLAYKGAFGITDEELYHTLRLAKKLGVIVTAHCENADLVLELQKQLLSEGKTGPEYHYWSRPPRVEAEGVHHLLSFAEMTGAHTYIVHTSCEEALREAMAGKDRGLNVWVETLIQYLVLDKSYAELPNFEGAKYVMSPPLRDKKNQDVFWNALKQRFVSTVATDHAPFDFKGQKEMGRDDFTKIPNGIPSLEDRVNLLYTYGVTTGRLDLNTFVDCASTQAAKLFGLFPRKGTIAVGSDADLVVYDPNYRGVISAKTHHINLDYSAFEGWEIKGRPSVVTVRGEVAVRDGEFVGTIGRGQFLKREPTHF; from the coding sequence ATGGCTCTATTGATCAAGAACGGCACCATCGTCACGGCCGGCGAACAGATGCAGGCCGACATCTACTGCGAAGGCGAGCAGATCAGCCGCATCGGGAAGCACCTCGACGCCCCGCCGGACGCGACGGTGATTGACGCGACCGGCAAATACGTTTTCCCCGGCTTCATTGACCCACACGTGCATGTCTACCTGCCCTTCATGGGCACGTTCGCCAAGGACGACTACGTCAGCGCCAGTAAGGCCGCGCTGATCGGCGGCACCACCACCCTGATCGAGATGGTCTGCCAAGCGCGCAACGGCCGGCCGCTGGCCGACGGCTTCGAATTTTGGATGAACCAGGCCGTCGGCAAAAGCGCGTGCGACTTCACCTTCCATCAATCGGTGACGCGCTACGATGCACAGGTCGAGGCCGAGCTGACCGAGATCGTGAAAGCCGGCGTCGCCAGCTTCAAAGTCTTCCTGGCCTACAAGGGCGCCTTCGGCATCACCGACGAGGAGCTGTATCACACGCTGCGGCTGGCCAAGAAGCTCGGCGTGATCGTGACGGCCCACTGCGAGAACGCCGACCTCGTGCTGGAGCTACAAAAGCAACTGTTGAGCGAGGGCAAGACCGGCCCGGAGTATCACTACTGGAGCCGCCCGCCGCGCGTAGAAGCCGAGGGGGTGCATCACCTGCTGTCGTTCGCGGAGATGACCGGAGCGCACACCTACATCGTGCACACCAGTTGCGAAGAAGCGCTGCGCGAGGCGATGGCCGGCAAGGACCGCGGCTTGAACGTTTGGGTAGAGACGTTGATCCAGTATCTGGTGCTGGACAAGAGCTACGCCGAACTGCCCAACTTCGAGGGCGCGAAATACGTCATGTCGCCGCCGCTGCGCGACAAGAAAAATCAGGACGTGTTCTGGAACGCGCTCAAGCAACGCTTCGTCTCGACGGTTGCCACCGACCATGCGCCCTTCGACTTCAAAGGCCAAAAAGAGATGGGGCGGGATGACTTCACCAAAATCCCTAACGGCATCCCTTCGCTGGAAGACCGCGTCAACCTGCTCTACACCTATGGCGTAACGACCGGACGGTTGGACCTAAACACGTTCGTGGACTGCGCCAGCACGCAGGCGGCTAAGCTATTCGGCCTGTTCCCGCGCAAAGGGACGATCGCTGTGGGCAGCGACGCCGACCTGGTGGTCTACGACCCGAACTACCGCGGCGTGATCTCGGCCAAGACGCACCACATCAACTTGGACTACAGCGCATTCGAGGGGTGGGAGATCAAGGGCCGGCCCAGCGTGGTCACCGTGCGCGGCGAGGTGGCCGTGCGCGACGGCGAATTCGTCGGCACGATCGGGCGCGGGCAATTCCTGAAGCGCGAACCGACGCACTTCTGA
- a CDS encoding nitrate ABC transporter substrate-binding protein — MKPTIKAFSFATLATLMLAACAAPAAPAAPATPAAPAATEAPAPATLTPVRVVLQWVPQSQFAGYYAAKDKGFYAAEGLDVTIIPGGPDIAPAQVVASDGAEFGVAWLPGRMLAAREAGADLVNIAQIFQRSGTLMVSFKEKNITKVEDFRGKNVGSWLLGNEPELFAAMRKAGLDPDKDAKIIKQNFDMSQLLNGEVDVAQAMIYNEYAQVLETKNPATGELYKPEDLNVINFNEIGTAMLQDGIMARESWLKQPGNEDIAVKFLRATFKGWIFCRDNFDECVQIVLNNGTALGESHMRWQLNEINALIWPSPKGIGQMDEALYKQTVEIAKTYGILKQDPDAGAYRTDLAQKALEGLEGDVKGEGFTKITVELKEGGN; from the coding sequence ATGAAACCGACGATCAAAGCTTTCTCATTTGCGACGCTCGCCACGCTCATGTTAGCAGCTTGTGCCGCGCCGGCTGCCCCCGCTGCGCCAGCCACGCCCGCTGCGCCGGCGGCCACCGAAGCCCCCGCGCCGGCGACGCTCACGCCCGTGCGCGTCGTCCTGCAGTGGGTGCCGCAGTCGCAGTTCGCCGGCTACTACGCGGCCAAGGACAAAGGGTTCTATGCTGCAGAGGGTTTGGATGTGACCATCATCCCCGGCGGGCCGGACATCGCGCCGGCGCAAGTCGTCGCGTCCGACGGCGCGGAATTCGGCGTGGCCTGGCTGCCCGGCCGCATGCTCGCCGCGCGCGAGGCCGGCGCCGACCTGGTCAACATCGCCCAGATCTTCCAACGCAGCGGCACCCTGATGGTCTCCTTCAAGGAGAAGAACATCACCAAGGTCGAAGATTTCCGCGGCAAGAATGTCGGCTCGTGGTTGTTGGGCAACGAGCCGGAGTTGTTCGCCGCGATGCGCAAGGCCGGCCTCGACCCGGACAAGGACGCGAAGATCATCAAGCAGAACTTCGACATGAGCCAACTGCTCAACGGCGAAGTGGACGTGGCGCAGGCGATGATCTACAACGAGTACGCCCAAGTGCTGGAGACCAAGAACCCGGCCACCGGCGAACTTTACAAGCCCGAGGATCTGAACGTGATCAACTTCAACGAAATCGGCACCGCCATGTTGCAAGACGGCATCATGGCGCGCGAGTCGTGGCTGAAGCAGCCGGGCAACGAGGACATCGCCGTCAAGTTCCTGCGCGCCACCTTCAAGGGCTGGATCTTCTGCCGCGATAACTTCGACGAGTGCGTGCAGATCGTGTTGAACAACGGCACGGCGCTGGGCGAGAGCCACATGCGCTGGCAGCTCAACGAGATCAACGCGCTGATTTGGCCTTCGCCCAAAGGCATCGGCCAGATGGACGAAGCACTCTACAAGCAGACGGTGGAGATCGCCAAGACCTACGGCATCCTGAAGCAAGACCCCGACGCCGGCGCTTACCGCACCGACCTAGCCCAGAAAGCGCTGGAAGGGCTGGAAGGCGACGTCAAAGGCGAAGGCTTCACCAAGATCACGGTCGAGCTGAAGGAAGGCGGCAATTAG
- a CDS encoding ribonuclease activity regulator RraA yields the protein MIQTPDIVRPPKELIEGLRHIGCATAVGELYRLGIRDAHIRGPVSWNKGKHVVGPALTLQMMPKREDLYGESEYSNVEAQLHRHVLYHTQPGDIVVVDARGDMGSGIFGEMMLTYFKGRGGAGVVIDGCIRDYPHVKNLDLPMWLRGVTPNFHTQTNLMPFAVNVPIAMNNVLVMPGDIIIADDDGVVVVPIKLAPELLKKASEHAEWEDFTRMKLAEGGDLRKYYPLREDAREEYEAWRRSQGR from the coding sequence ATGATTCAGACGCCGGATATCGTTCGTCCCCCCAAAGAACTCATCGAAGGGCTGCGCCACATCGGCTGCGCCACAGCCGTCGGCGAGCTATATCGGCTAGGCATCCGCGACGCGCACATCCGCGGCCCAGTCTCGTGGAACAAGGGCAAGCACGTGGTCGGCCCGGCCCTCACGCTCCAAATGATGCCGAAGCGCGAAGACCTCTACGGCGAGAGCGAATACAGCAACGTCGAGGCGCAACTCCACCGCCACGTGCTCTATCACACTCAGCCGGGCGACATCGTCGTGGTGGATGCGCGCGGCGACATGGGCAGCGGCATCTTCGGCGAGATGATGCTGACCTACTTCAAGGGCCGCGGCGGCGCCGGTGTGGTGATTGACGGCTGCATCCGCGATTACCCCCATGTCAAAAACCTGGATCTGCCCATGTGGCTGCGCGGCGTCACGCCTAACTTTCACACACAGACCAACCTGATGCCCTTCGCCGTCAACGTGCCGATCGCCATGAACAACGTGCTGGTCATGCCCGGCGACATCATCATCGCCGATGACGATGGCGTCGTCGTGGTACCTATCAAGCTGGCGCCGGAGTTGCTGAAGAAAGCCAGCGAGCACGCGGAATGGGAAGACTTCACCCGCATGAAGCTGGCCGAGGGCGGCGACTTGCGCAAATACTACCCGCTGCGCGAAGACGCCCGCGAGGAATACGAAGCCTGGCGCCGTTCACAAGGCCGGTGA